A region of Phocoena phocoena chromosome 17, mPhoPho1.1, whole genome shotgun sequence DNA encodes the following proteins:
- the KCNV1 gene encoding potassium voltage-gated channel subfamily V member 1 yields MELPPRGRASPDSPLDSASLTSLDSSVFCSEGEGEPLALGDSFTVNVGGSRFVLSQQALSCFPHTRLGKLAVVVASCRRPGALTAVPSPLELCDDANPVDNEYFFDRSSQAFRYVLHYYRTGRLHVMEQLCALSFLQEIQYWGIDELSIDSCCRDRYFRRKELSETLDFKKDTEDQESQHESEQDFSQGPCPTVRQKLWNILEKPGSSTAARIFGVISIIFVAVSIVNMALMSAELSWLDLQLLEILEYVCISWFTGEFVLRFLCVRDRCRFLRKVPNIIDLLAILPFYITLLVESLSGSQTTQELENVGRIVQVLRLLRALRMLKLGRHSTGLRSLGMTITQCYEEVGLLLLFLSVGISIFSTVEYFAEQSIPDTTFTSVPCAWWWATTSMTTVGYGDIRPDTTTGKIVAFMCILSGILVLALPIAIINDRFSACYFTLKLKEAAVRQREALKKLTKNIATDSYISVNLRDVYARSIMEMLRLKGRERASTRSSGGDDFWF; encoded by the exons ATGGAGCTGCCTCCCCGCGGCCGGGCGTCGCCGGACTCGCCGCTGGACAGCGCCTCCCTGACCTCGCTGGACTCCAGCGTCTTCTGCAGCGAGGGCGAAGGGGAGCCCCTGGCGCTCGGGGACAGCTTCACGGTCAACGTGGGCGGCAGCCGCTTTGTGCTCTCGCAGCAGGCTCTGTCCTGCTTCCCACACACGCGCCTTGGCAAGCTGGCCGTGGTGGTGGCCTCGTGCCGGCGCCCCGGGGCCCTGACCGCCGTGCCCAGCCCCCTGGAGCTCTGTGACGACGCCAACCCCGTGGACAACGAGTACTTCTTCGACCGGAGCTCGCAAGCATTCCGCTACGTCCTGCACTACTATCGCACCGGCCGCCTGCACGTCATGGAGCAGCTGTGCGCGCTCTCCTTCCTCCAGGAGATCCAATACTGGGGCATCGACGAGCTCAGCATTGACTCCTGCTGCAGGGACAG ATACTTCAGAAGAAAGGAGCTGAGTGAAACTTTAGACTTTAAGAAGGACACAGAAGACCAGGAAAGTCAACATGAGAGCGAACAGGACTTCTCACAAGGACCTTGCCCCACCGTCCGCCAGAAGCTCTGGAACATCCTAGAGAAACCAGGGTCTTCCACAGCTGCCCGAATCTTTGGGGTCATATCCATCATCTTCGTGGCGGTGTCCATCGTCAACATGGCTCTGATGTCAGCCGAGTTAAGTTGGCTGGACCTGCAGCTGCTGGAAATCCTGGAGTACGTGTGCATTAGCTGGTTCACCGGGGAGTTTGTCCTGCGCTTCCTGTGCGTGCGGGACAGGTGCCGCTTCCTGAGAAAGGTGCCAAACATCATAGACCTCCTAGCCATCTTGCCCTTCTACATCACTCTTCTGGTAGAGAGCCTGAGTGGGAGCCAGACTACACAGGAGCTGGAAAACGTGGGGCGCATCGTCCAGGTTTTGAGGCTGCTCAGGGCTCTGCGCATGCTCAAACTGGGCAGGCATTCCACAG GCTTACGCTCACTTGGAATGACAATCACCCAGTGTTACGAAGAAGTTGGCCTGCTGCTCCTATTTCTGTCTGTAGGAATCTCTATATTTTCAACTGTGGAATATTTTGCTGAGCAGAGCATTCCCGACACAACCTTCACAAGTGTCCCTTGTGCATGGTGGTGGGCCACAACGTCCATGACTACCGTGGGATATGGGGACATCAGACCAGACACCACCACGGGCAAAATCGTGGCCTTCATGTGTATCTTATCGGGAATCCTTGTCTTGGCCTTGCCCATTGCTATTATTAACGACCGCTTCTCTGCTTGCTACTTCACCTTAAAGCTCAAGGAAGCAGCTGTTAGACAGCGTGAGGCTCTGAAGAAACTTACCAAGAATATAGCCACTGACTCATATATCAGTGTTAACTTGAGAGATGTCTATGCCCGGAGTATCATGGAGATGCTTCgattaaaaggcagagaaagagcaAGTACTAGGAGCAGTGGAGGAGATGATTTCTGGTTTTGA